The Saprospiraceae bacterium genome includes a window with the following:
- a CDS encoding DUF1080 domain-containing protein produces the protein MKMYLSFLLIISFAFISYAQKSEPAKPEETEDWSKKPRVVSPVFRDFSIPDDALVLLANDISAPNWKQKDGNDLKWKIENGIMTVLPGSGDIISRQSFGDCHLHLEWRSPLVIKGSGQGRGNSGVFLQSRYEIQILDSYENETYYNGQAGALYKQYPPLVNACSKSGEWNSYDIIYRAPRFGEDGQKLESGRVTVIHNGWVLHNNVEILGTTEYIGWPKNNPHGDAPIILQDHGDLVSFRNIWVRPL, from the coding sequence ATGAAAATGTATTTGTCTTTTTTGCTGATTATATCTTTTGCTTTTATTTCATATGCACAAAAATCAGAACCTGCCAAACCTGAAGAAACGGAAGACTGGAGTAAAAAACCAAGAGTTGTTTCTCCTGTTTTCAGAGATTTTTCGATTCCTGATGATGCATTAGTTCTCTTGGCAAATGACATTTCTGCACCCAACTGGAAGCAAAAAGATGGAAATGATCTCAAATGGAAGATTGAAAACGGAATAATGACTGTATTGCCCGGTTCAGGTGACATTATTAGCAGGCAGTCTTTTGGAGATTGTCATCTGCATCTTGAATGGAGAAGTCCGCTTGTCATCAAGGGATCAGGTCAGGGACGTGGTAATAGTGGAGTTTTTCTGCAATCCAGATATGAAATCCAGATTTTAGACAGTTATGAAAATGAAACATATTACAATGGTCAGGCCGGAGCGCTTTACAAACAATATCCGCCTTTGGTCAATGCCTGTAGCAAAAGCGGTGAATGGAATAGTTATGACATCATTTACAGGGCTCCCCGATTTGGAGAAGATGGTCAGAAATTGGAGTCGGGAAGAGTGACCGTAATCCACAATGGTTGGGTGTTACATAATAATGTCGAAATTCTGGGAACAACAGAATATATTGGTTGGCCAAAAAATAATCCGCATGGGGACGCTCCGATTATTTTACAGGACCATGGAGATTTGGTGAGTTTCAGAAATATTTGGGTAAGACCGTTATAA
- a CDS encoding C40 family peptidase, translating into MDIKLWIFLLTLGWETNQSTIPDIELKRQAIVQEAEKFIGLKYKSKVDKTIFDCSGYARYIMHKNNINITRSSISQVHDGKKVADLKEAKPGDLLIFKGRNTRNIRPGHVGIVHHWSRDTLYFIHSSVSKGITIDHLFDPYYKNRFIQVRNVIGK; encoded by the coding sequence ATGGATATTAAGTTGTGGATATTTTTACTTACATTAGGCTGGGAGACTAACCAGAGTACGATACCTGACATCGAGTTAAAGAGACAGGCCATTGTACAGGAGGCAGAGAAATTTATAGGTCTTAAATATAAATCAAAAGTAGATAAAACTATTTTTGACTGTTCAGGATATGCCCGATATATCATGCACAAAAACAATATCAATATCACCCGAAGTTCTATCTCCCAGGTCCATGATGGCAAAAAAGTGGCTGATTTGAAAGAAGCAAAGCCAGGAGATTTATTAATTTTCAAAGGTCGGAACACCAGAAACATCCGGCCGGGCCATGTAGGTATTGTTCATCATTGGAGCAGAGATACCTTGTATTTCATACATTCGTCAGTAAGTAAAGGTATCACTATTGATCACCTTTTTGATCCATACTACAAAAATCGTTTTATCCAGGTTCGAAATGTTATTGGAAAGTAA
- a CDS encoding HAD family phosphatase, producing the protein MEQKVNTIIWDLGGVLIDWDPRYLYRKIFRTNHAMEYFLHHICTPEWNEEQDGGRSFEDATTMLINLYPEYNSEIKAYYNRWTEMLSGEIDASVEILTMLKESEKYRLLALTNWSAESFPIALERFEFLGWFEGILVSGAEGLKKPDPAIYELLFSRYNVDRSKALFIDDNLRNVVAAKNVGLHTIHFTGAAQCEQELKMFI; encoded by the coding sequence ATGGAACAAAAAGTAAACACGATCATTTGGGATCTCGGCGGAGTACTGATAGATTGGGATCCTCGATACCTATATCGCAAAATATTCCGAACTAATCATGCTATGGAATATTTTCTGCATCATATCTGTACACCTGAATGGAATGAAGAGCAGGATGGCGGGAGATCATTTGAGGATGCAACCACTATGCTGATTAATTTATATCCCGAATACAATTCAGAAATTAAAGCATATTACAACAGATGGACAGAAATGCTCAGCGGGGAGATAGACGCCAGCGTAGAAATCCTTACTATGCTAAAAGAATCAGAAAAGTACCGGCTTCTGGCATTGACCAACTGGTCCGCAGAGTCTTTTCCTATCGCTTTGGAAAGATTTGAATTTCTGGGTTGGTTTGAAGGTATTTTGGTATCAGGTGCTGAAGGATTGAAAAAACCGGATCCTGCGATCTATGAGTTATTATTCTCAAGATATAATGTTGATCGCTCGAAAGCACTTTTTATAGACGACAATCTCAGGAATGTAGTGGCTGCAAAAAATGTTGGTCTTCACACCATCCATTTTACCGGTGCTGCTCAATGTGAACAGGAATTGAAAATGTTTATCTAA
- the kbl gene encoding glycine C-acetyltransferase produces the protein MNLNIASQIATELQELNDAGLFKKERIITTPQSALIKTTAGNEVLNFCANNYLGLSSHPEVIEAAKDAIDSHGFGMSSVRFICGTQDIHKELEQKIGAYVGQEDAILYAAAFDANGGLFEPLLDERDAIISDMLNHASIIDGIRLCKAKRYRYENNNMADLEAKLQEAKSAGVRRIMVATDGVFSMDGIIAQIDKVCDLAEKYDAIVMVDDCHATGFVGKTGRGSAEHSGAFGRVDIITGTFGKALGGASGGFTAAKKEIVELLRQKSRPYLFSNTLAPAIVGASIKVLDILSKSTALRDKLETNTQLFRAEMKSAGFDIVPGTHPITPVMLYDAPLAQQFANELLNEGVYVIGFFFPVVPKGKARIRVQISAGHETEHIEKAVAAFSKVGKKLGVI, from the coding sequence ATGAATCTCAATATTGCATCCCAGATAGCAACAGAATTACAGGAATTAAATGATGCAGGACTTTTTAAAAAAGAACGCATTATTACTACCCCGCAAAGTGCACTCATAAAAACCACCGCCGGAAATGAAGTATTAAACTTCTGTGCCAATAACTACTTGGGACTTTCATCACATCCTGAAGTCATTGAAGCGGCCAAAGATGCTATCGATTCACATGGATTTGGTATGTCATCGGTGCGTTTTATATGTGGTACGCAGGATATCCACAAGGAACTGGAACAAAAAATCGGAGCATATGTAGGACAGGAAGATGCTATCTTATACGCAGCCGCTTTTGATGCCAATGGAGGGCTTTTTGAGCCTTTGCTCGATGAGCGTGATGCAATTATATCAGATATGCTCAATCATGCATCTATCATTGACGGTATCAGACTTTGTAAAGCCAAAAGATATCGCTACGAAAACAATAATATGGCTGATTTGGAAGCAAAATTACAGGAAGCAAAAAGTGCAGGAGTGAGACGTATTATGGTTGCCACAGACGGCGTTTTTTCGATGGATGGTATCATTGCACAGATAGACAAAGTCTGTGATCTGGCAGAAAAATACGATGCTATAGTGATGGTAGATGATTGTCATGCGACCGGATTTGTGGGAAAAACAGGTCGTGGTTCGGCAGAACATTCAGGCGCATTCGGACGTGTTGATATCATTACAGGTACATTTGGAAAAGCATTGGGAGGTGCTTCCGGCGGATTTACCGCTGCCAAAAAAGAGATTGTTGAATTGCTCAGACAAAAATCAAGACCATATCTTTTTTCCAATACACTTGCTCCGGCAATCGTTGGTGCATCCATTAAAGTCTTAGACATACTCAGCAAAAGTACAGCATTGAGAGACAAACTTGAGACCAATACACAACTGTTCAGAGCTGAAATGAAATCAGCAGGTTTCGACATTGTACCTGGGACTCACCCTATCACACCGGTGATGTTGTATGATGCACCACTTGCACAGCAATTTGCCAATGAACTTCTGAATGAAGGGGTTTATGTAATCGGGTTTTTCTTCCCTGTTGTGCCAAAAGGAAAGGCCAGAATCAGAGTACAGATCAGTGCAGGTCATGAAACCGAACACATCGAAAAGGCGGTGGCTGCTTTCAGTAAAGTAGGCAAGAAATTGGGGGTAATTTAA